The proteins below come from a single Takifugu rubripes chromosome 10, fTakRub1.2, whole genome shotgun sequence genomic window:
- the LOC101071362 gene encoding dermatan-sulfate epimerase-like protein, producing the protein MCRRMVAHWAVSCAFFLPLISAGAAFSGVFNTSDRDIFTDDLLQVKLHQDRAGEQHQLRSAAAHPNLYFSPEDVLLLRQRSSTTHSHIFKVVRLAVLTMLANVPFYMPPAKHEDFTSKWNEIYGNNLPPLALYCLLCPEDSAALQFLLKFMDRMAEYPDWKVTSAPNDEVPTAHSLTGFATAYDFVYSYLDEQRRKVYLKKIRSETEELYELSKHRGWGKQYLQNHQTTNILAVLTGAIVVGSHKDPESMLWKQVAVNYMEKTMFLLNHVVDGSLDEGVAYGSYTAKSVTQYVFLAQRHFDIDNLQNNWLRGHFWFYYATLLPGFQRSVGIADSNYNWFYGPESQLVFLDSFVMRNGTGNWLAQQIRKHRPKDGPMGQSSAQRWATLHTEYIWYNQHLTPQPPQDFGKARMHIFSNWGVVTYGAGLPSSQGNTFLSFKSGKLGGRAVYDIVHDKPYSWVEGWNSFNPGHEHPDQNSFTFAPNGQVFVSEALYGPKYSYLNNVLVFSPSPTSQCNNPWEGQLGECAKWLRWTDDGVGDARGEVIVASSHSDMMFVSGEAALAYSPAMRLKSVFRALVLLNSQTLLVLDHVEKFGDSPLSSLSAFFHNLDIDFKYVPFRFMDRYNGAMMDVWDAHYKMFWFDSQGQSPNTRIQEAEQAAEFKKRWTQYVNVTFPMAGAVTRVAYVLHGPYVKVSNARFVDSSKNGVRVSLTINNTEKVVSVATNYKDIGARLAYLGFGGHCKVEDAYQITRFGIGTQNIPKQINSDNQLFDLGFTVNVIAGVVLCLAIGFLTMQRKFYICFSRLMRYALLTVLFLWIAELLFVSNSCDRLLCGVNWKGAGARSEVNKQLRLYEQQRLPLPTVVITTLPGSGSEILQHLFDNSTDFVYVRVPTEHVDIPETEFEFDSLVDACEWSRSDALQGRFKIIQGWLHSLVHNTKLHLQNIQLAEGSRVKQGQRDGVLKDRKKRSRRREVASELKGKLRVSLDRDAEYVREMRRHVAEYPNARVVLSMRSGSWALKLPFIQEAVGLSLRTIYLVRDPRAWIYLMVYKSKPSLYTLKNIPQHLSLIFKEGAMSEGCLAVAPEFRLIQRLLSVSETNPVLILAHLWLAHTAAVLRISKGLPEEAVLRVRFEDLVNYPQETAEGVYTFLGVPVSPAALNQLMFTTSTNLYNLMYEGEISPANIKAWRQKMPRKDIRLIEDVCGSVMKRLGYARFPA; encoded by the coding sequence ATGTGCAGAAGGATGGTGGCTCACTGGGCTGTCTCCTGCGCCTTTTTCCTGCCCCTGATCAGCGCGGGGGCAGCGTTCTCGGGGGTTTTCAACACCTCGGACAGAGACATTTTCACAGATGATTTGCTGCAGGTCAAGCTCCATCAGGACAGAGCCGGCGAGCAGCATCAGCTCCGGTCCGCTGCCGCCCACCCCAACCTTTATTTCAGCCCGGAGGACGTGCTGCTCCTGAGGCAGAGGTCGTCCACCACCCACAGCCACATATTCAAAGTCGTGCGGTTGGCGGTGCTCACCATGCTCGCCAACGTCCCCTTCTACATGCCGCCGGCGAAACACGAGGATTTTACGAGCAAATGGAACGAGATTTACGGCAACAACCTGCCCCCCCTGGCTCTCTACTGCCTGCTGTGCCCAGAGGACTCTGCCGCTCTGCAGTTTCTCCTCAAATTTATGGACAGGATGGCCGAGTACCCGGACTGGAAGGTGACCAGCGCGCCCAACGACGAGGTCCCCACAGCGCATTCCCTCACTGGATTCGCCACCGCGTACGACTTCGTCTACAGCTACCTGGACGAGCAGCGCAGGAAAGTTTACCTCAAGAAAATCCGCTCCGAGACGGAGGAGCTGTATGAGCTGTCAAAGCACCGGGGGTGGGGCAAGCAGTATCTCCAGAATCATCAGACCACCAACATACTGGCTGTCCTGACTGGTGCCATCGTAGTGGGATCACACAAAGACCCAGAGTCCATGTTGTGGAAGCAGGTGGCGGTGAACTACATGGAGAAAACCATGTTTCTTCTCAATCACGTGGTGGACGGCTCGCTGGATGAGGGGGTCGCCTATGGGAGCTACACGGCCAAGTCTGTCACCCAGTATGTTTTCCTAGCGCAGCGCCACTTTGATATCGACAATCTTCAGAACAACTGGCTGCGGGGCCACTTCTGGTTCTATTACGCCACCCTGTTGCCAGGGTTTCAGCGGAGCGTCGGCATCGCAGACTCCAACTACAACTGGTTCTATGGGCCGGAGAGCCAGCTCGTTTTTCTCGACTCCTTCGTCATGAGGAACGGGACGGGGAACTGGTTGGCCCAGCAGATCAGGAAACACCGGCCCAAGGACGGACCCATGGGACAATCCTCTGCCCAGCGCTGGGCGACGCTTCACACCGAGTACATCTGGTACAACCAGCACCTCACACCGCAGCCCCCACAGGACTTTGGGAAAGCCAGGATGCATATTTTCTCTAACTGGGGTGTGGTTACCTACGGAGCGGGGCTGCCCAGCAGTCAGGGTAATACTTTTCTCTCCTTTAAGTCCGGCAAGCTGGGTGGCCGTGCTGTCTACGACATCGTCCATGACAAGCCTTATTCCTGGGTGGAGGGCTGGAACAGCTTTAATCCGGGCCACGAGCACCCTGACCAGAACTCTTTCACTTTCGCCCCTAATGGGCaggtgtttgtgtctgaagCACTTTACGGACCCAAGTACAGCTATCTCAACAATGTTCTGGTTTTCAGCCCATCGCCCACCAGCCAGTGTAACAACCCCTGGGAGGGGCAGTTAGGGGAATGTGCTAAGTGGCTTCGCTGGACCGATGATGGTGTGGGTGACGCCAGAGGGGAGGTGATCGTGGCCTCTTCGCATAGTGACATGATGTTTGTGAGCGGCGAGGCGGCGTTGGCTTACTCCCCCGCCATGAGGCTAAAGAGTGTATTCCGGGCTTTAGTTCTGCTAAACTCTCAGACGCTGCTGGTGCTGGACCATGTGGAGAAGTTTGGAGACTCGCCCCTCTCGTCTCTGAGCGCGTTTTTCCACAACCTTGACATCGACTTTAAGTATGTCCCCTTTAGATTCATGGACAGGTACAACGGTGCCATGATGGACGTGTGGGACGCTCACTACAAAATGTTCTGGTTCGATAGCCAGGGACAGAGCCCCAATACTAGGATCCAGGAAGCTGAGCAGGCCGCAGAATTTAAAAAGAGGTGGACTCAGTATGTCAATGTTACTTTCCCGATGGCAGGTGCCGTCACCAGGGTAGCTTACGTCCTACATGGGCCGTATGTCAAAGTGTCCAATGCAAGGTTTGTGGATAGCAGCAAAAACGGCGTGAGAGTCTCTTTAACTATCAATAACACAGAGAAAGTAGTTTCTGTAGCCACAAATTATAAAGACATTGGAGCTAGACTAGCCTACTTAGGGTTCGGCGGTCACTGCAAAGTCGAGGATGCGTATCAGATCACTCGCTTCGGCATCGGAACACAAAACATTCCCAAACAAATCAACAGCGATAATCAGCTCTTTGATCTCGGGTTCACGGTCAATGTGATCGCGGGGGTCGTCCTCTGCTTGGCCATCGGGTTCTTGACCATGCAGAGGAAGTTCTACATCTGCTTCAGCAGGCTGATGCGCTACGCGCTCCTGACCGTGCTCTTCCTGTGGATCGccgagctgctgtttgtgtcaAACAGCTGCGATCGGCTCCTCTGCGGGGTAAATTGGAAAGGCGCGGGTGCCAGAAGCGAAGTAAACAAACAACTAAGGCTCTAtgagcagcagcggctcccaTTGCCCACCGTTGTCATAACCACCCTCCCTGGGTCTGGATCAGAAATACTTCAGCATCTTTTTGACAACAGCACAGACTTTGTTTACGTTAGAGTTCCCACCGAGCACGTGGACATTCCTGAAACCGAGTTTGAGTTCGATTCCCTGGTGGACGCGTGTGAGTGGTCCAGGTCGGACGCCTTGCAGGGGCGCTTTAAGATCATCCAAGGCTGGTTGCACTCGCTGGTCCACAACACCAAGCTGCACTTGCAGAATATTCAGCTGGCAGAGGGCAGCAGGGTCAAACAGGGGCAGAGAGACGGGGTCCTTaaggacagaaagaaaagatcaCGGCGAAGGGAGGTGGCGTCTGAGCTGAAGGGCAAGCTTAGGGTCAGTCTGGACAGAGATGCAGAGTACGTCAGGGAGATGAGGCGCCATGTTGCAGAGTACCCCAACGCCCGGGTGGTTCTCAGCATGCGCAGTGGAAGCTGGGCACTCAAGCTGCCTTTCATTCAGGAGGCGGTCGGACTCTCTCTCAGGACCATCTACTTGGTGAGAGATCCACGGGCATGGATTTATCTCATGGTTTATAAAAGCAAACCCAGTCTTTACACTCTTAAAAACATTCCTCAGCACCTTTCCCTGATATTCAAGGAGGGTGCTATGAGTGAAGGGTGTCTGGCAGTGGCTCCTGAGTTTAGGCTGATCCAGaggctgctgtctgtctctgaGACCAACCCCGTCCTGATTCTGGCTCATCTGTGGCTGGCTCACACCGCAGCCGTGCTGAGGATCAGCAAGGGCCTCCCTGAGGAGGCCGTTCTCCGGGTGAGGTTTGAGGACTTGGTCAATTATCCACAGGAGACGGCGGAGGGCGTTTACACCTTCCTCGGGGTGCCTGTCTCGCCGGCGGCCCTCAACCAGCTCATGTTCACGACCTCCACCAACCTGTACAATCTGATGTACGAGGGGGAGATTTCACCGGCCAACATCAAGGCATGGAGACAAAAAATGCCTCGGAAAGACATCAGACTGATTGAGgatgtgtgtgggagtgtgatGAAGAGGCTGGGTTACGCCCGGTTCCCCGCCTGA